From one Papio anubis isolate 15944 chromosome 12, Panubis1.0, whole genome shotgun sequence genomic stretch:
- the UCP2 gene encoding mitochondrial uncoupling protein 2 — protein MVGFKATDIPPTATVKFLGAGTAACIADLITFPLDTAKVRLQIQGESQGPVRATAGAQYRGVLGTILTMVRTEGPRSLYNGLVAGLQRQMSFASVRIGLYDSVKQFYTKGSEHASIGSRLLAGSTTGALAVAVAQPTDVVKVRFQAQARAGGGRRYQSTVDAYKTIAREEGFGGLWKGTSPNVARNAIVNCAELVTYDLIKDALLKANLMTDDLPCHFTSAFGAGFCTTVIASPVDVVKTRYMNSALGQYSSAGHCALTMLQKEGPRAFYKGFMPSFLRLGSWNVVMFVTYEQLKRALMAACTSREAPF, from the exons ATGGTTGGGTTCAAGGCCACAGATATCCCCCCTACTGCCACTGTGAAGTTTCTTGGGGCTGGCACAGCTGCCTGCATCGCAGATCTCATCACCTTTCCTCTGGATACTGCTAAAGTCCGGTTACAG ATCCAAGGAGAAAGTCAGGGGCCAGTGCGCGCTACAGCCGGCGCCCAGTACCGCGGTGTGCTGGGCACCATTCTGACCATGGTGCGTACCGAGGGCCCCCGAAGCCTCTACAATGGACTGGTTGCCGGCCTGCAGCGTCAAATGAGCTTTGCCTCTGTCCGCATCGGCCTGTATGACTCTGTCAAACAGTTCTACACCAAGGGCTCTGAGC ATGCCAGCATTGGGAGCCGCCTCCTAGCAGGCAGCACCACAGGTGccctggctgtggctgtggcccAGCCCACGGATGTGGTAAAGGTCCGGTTCCAAGCTCAGGCCCGGGCTGGAGGTGGTCGGAGATACCAAAGCACCGTCGATGCCTACAAGACCATTGCCCGAGAGGAAGGGTTTGGGGGCCTCTGGAAAG GGACCTCTCCCAATGTTGCTCGTAATGCCATTGTCAACTGTGCTGAGCTGGTGACCTATGACCTCATCAAGGATGCCCTTCTGAAAGCCAACCTCATGACAG ATGACCTCCCTTGCCACTTCACTTCCGCCTTTGGGGCAGGCTTCTGCACCACTGTCATCGCCTCCCCTGTAGACGTGGTCAAGACGAGATACATGAACTCTGCCCTGGGCCAGTACAGCAGCGCGGGCCACTGTGCCCTCACCATGCTCCAGAAGGAGGGACCCCGAGCCTTCTACAAAGG GTTCATGCCCTCCTTTCTCCGCTTGGGTTCCTGGAACGTGGTGATGTTCGTCACCTATGAGCAGCTGAAACGGGCCCTCATGGCCGCCTGCACTTCCCGAGAGGCTCCCTTCTGA
- the DNAJB13 gene encoding dnaJ homolog subfamily B member 13 isoform X3: MSAPQKQASWYRRLALKHHPLKSNEPSSAEIFRQIAEAFDVLSDPVKRGIYDKFGEEGLKGGIPLEFGSQTPWTTGYVFHGKPEKVFHEFFGGNNPFSEFFDAEGREVDLNFGGLQGRGVKKQDPPIERDLYLSLEDLFFGCTKKIKISRRVLNEDGYSSTIKDKILTIDVKPGWRQGTRITFEKEGDQGPNIIPADIIFIVKEKLHPRFRRENDNLFFVNPIPLGKALTCCTVEVKTLDDRLLNIPINDIIHPKYFKKVPGEGMPLPEDPTKKGDLFIFFDIQFPTRLTPQKKQMLRQALLT, encoded by the exons ATGTCTGCCCCTCAGAAACAGGCCAGCTG GTACCGCAGACTCGCCCTTAAGCACCACCCGTTGAAGTCAAATGAGCCGTCTTCAGCAGAGATTTTCAGGCAAATAGCAGAGGCCTTCGACGTGCTGAGTGACC CCGTGAAGAGAGGCATCTACGACAAGTTTGGAGAGGAGGGCCTGAAGGGTGGGATTCCTTTGGAGTTTGGATCTCAGACCCCATGGACAACTGGTTACGTCTTCCACGGCAAACCCGAAAAGGTGTTCCACGAGTTCTTCGGTGGAAACAACCCCTTCAGTG AGTTTTTTGATGCAGAAGGAAGAGAGGTGGATTTGAACTTTGGGGGGCTCCAGGGCCGAGGGGTCAAGAAGCAGGACCCCCCAATCGAACGGGATCTCTACCTGTCCCTGGAGGACTTATTCTTTGGCTGCACCAAAAAAATTAAGATCTCCAGAAGG GTGCTGAATGAGGATGGGTACTCCTCCACCATCAAGGACAAGATCCTGACCATTGATGTGAAGCCTGGTTGGAGGCAGGGCACACGCATCACCTTTGAGAAGGAAGGGGACCAG GGCCCCAACATCATCCCAGCAGACATCATTTTCATCGTAAAGGAGAAGCTACACCCTCGCTTCCGCAGGGAGAATGACAACCTCTTCTTCGTGAACCCCATCCCTCTGGGCAAG GCTCTCACCTGCTGCACTGTGGAGGTGAAGACTCTAGATGACCGTCTGCTCAATATCCCCATCAATGACATCATCCA CCCCAAATACTTCAAGAAGGtgccaggtgaggggatgccATTGCCGGAGGACCCCACTAAGAAGGGGGATCTCTTCATCTTCTTCGACATCCAGTTCCCCACTCGCCTCACACCCCAGAAGAAGCAGATGCTGCGCCAGGCATTGCTGACATGA
- the DNAJB13 gene encoding dnaJ homolog subfamily B member 13 isoform X2 codes for MGQDYYSVLQITRNSEDAQIKQAYRRLALKHHPLKSNEPSSAEIFRQIAEAFDVLSDPVKRGIYDKFGEEGLKGGIPLEFGSQTPWTTGYVFHGKPEKVFHEFFGGNNPFSEFFDAEGREVDLNFGGLQGRGVKKQDPPIERDLYLSLEDLFFGCTKKIKISRRVLNEDGYSSTIKDKILTIDVKPGWRQGTRITFEKEGDQGPNIIPADIIFIVKEKLHPRFRRENDNLFFVNPIPLGKALTCCTVEVKTLDDRLLNIPINDIIHPKYFKKVPGEGMPLPEDPTKKGDLFIFFDIQFPTRLTPQKKQMLRQALLT; via the exons atggGCCAGGATTATTACTCTGTGCTCCAGATCACTCGCAATTCAGAGGATGCCCAGATCAAGCAGGC GTACCGCAGACTCGCCCTTAAGCACCACCCGTTGAAGTCAAATGAGCCGTCTTCAGCAGAGATTTTCAGGCAAATAGCAGAGGCCTTCGACGTGCTGAGTGACC CCGTGAAGAGAGGCATCTACGACAAGTTTGGAGAGGAGGGCCTGAAGGGTGGGATTCCTTTGGAGTTTGGATCTCAGACCCCATGGACAACTGGTTACGTCTTCCACGGCAAACCCGAAAAGGTGTTCCACGAGTTCTTCGGTGGAAACAACCCCTTCAGTG AGTTTTTTGATGCAGAAGGAAGAGAGGTGGATTTGAACTTTGGGGGGCTCCAGGGCCGAGGGGTCAAGAAGCAGGACCCCCCAATCGAACGGGATCTCTACCTGTCCCTGGAGGACTTATTCTTTGGCTGCACCAAAAAAATTAAGATCTCCAGAAGG GTGCTGAATGAGGATGGGTACTCCTCCACCATCAAGGACAAGATCCTGACCATTGATGTGAAGCCTGGTTGGAGGCAGGGCACACGCATCACCTTTGAGAAGGAAGGGGACCAG GGCCCCAACATCATCCCAGCAGACATCATTTTCATCGTAAAGGAGAAGCTACACCCTCGCTTCCGCAGGGAGAATGACAACCTCTTCTTCGTGAACCCCATCCCTCTGGGCAAG GCTCTCACCTGCTGCACTGTGGAGGTGAAGACTCTAGATGACCGTCTGCTCAATATCCCCATCAATGACATCATCCA CCCCAAATACTTCAAGAAGGtgccaggtgaggggatgccATTGCCGGAGGACCCCACTAAGAAGGGGGATCTCTTCATCTTCTTCGACATCCAGTTCCCCACTCGCCTCACACCCCAGAAGAAGCAGATGCTGCGCCAGGCATTGCTGACATGA
- the DNAJB13 gene encoding dnaJ homolog subfamily B member 13 isoform X1, with the protein MASRQLEVVFGSGKWSGSGWRFSCERPKPALGMRRETTELWGWRRSECGHWKSRRRYRRLALKHHPLKSNEPSSAEIFRQIAEAFDVLSDPVKRGIYDKFGEEGLKGGIPLEFGSQTPWTTGYVFHGKPEKVFHEFFGGNNPFSEFFDAEGREVDLNFGGLQGRGVKKQDPPIERDLYLSLEDLFFGCTKKIKISRRVLNEDGYSSTIKDKILTIDVKPGWRQGTRITFEKEGDQGPNIIPADIIFIVKEKLHPRFRRENDNLFFVNPIPLGKALTCCTVEVKTLDDRLLNIPINDIIHPKYFKKVPGEGMPLPEDPTKKGDLFIFFDIQFPTRLTPQKKQMLRQALLT; encoded by the exons ATGGCAAGTAGACAGTTGGAGGTAGTCTTTGGCTCAGGGAAGTGGTCTGGTTCAGGATGGAGATTTAGCTGTGAGAGACCGAAGCCTGCCCTTGGGATGAGAAGAGAAACCACGGAACTCTGGGGATGGCGGCGAAGCGAGTGTGGGCACTGGAAAAGCAGGCGGAG GTACCGCAGACTCGCCCTTAAGCACCACCCGTTGAAGTCAAATGAGCCGTCTTCAGCAGAGATTTTCAGGCAAATAGCAGAGGCCTTCGACGTGCTGAGTGACC CCGTGAAGAGAGGCATCTACGACAAGTTTGGAGAGGAGGGCCTGAAGGGTGGGATTCCTTTGGAGTTTGGATCTCAGACCCCATGGACAACTGGTTACGTCTTCCACGGCAAACCCGAAAAGGTGTTCCACGAGTTCTTCGGTGGAAACAACCCCTTCAGTG AGTTTTTTGATGCAGAAGGAAGAGAGGTGGATTTGAACTTTGGGGGGCTCCAGGGCCGAGGGGTCAAGAAGCAGGACCCCCCAATCGAACGGGATCTCTACCTGTCCCTGGAGGACTTATTCTTTGGCTGCACCAAAAAAATTAAGATCTCCAGAAGG GTGCTGAATGAGGATGGGTACTCCTCCACCATCAAGGACAAGATCCTGACCATTGATGTGAAGCCTGGTTGGAGGCAGGGCACACGCATCACCTTTGAGAAGGAAGGGGACCAG GGCCCCAACATCATCCCAGCAGACATCATTTTCATCGTAAAGGAGAAGCTACACCCTCGCTTCCGCAGGGAGAATGACAACCTCTTCTTCGTGAACCCCATCCCTCTGGGCAAG GCTCTCACCTGCTGCACTGTGGAGGTGAAGACTCTAGATGACCGTCTGCTCAATATCCCCATCAATGACATCATCCA CCCCAAATACTTCAAGAAGGtgccaggtgaggggatgccATTGCCGGAGGACCCCACTAAGAAGGGGGATCTCTTCATCTTCTTCGACATCCAGTTCCCCACTCGCCTCACACCCCAGAAGAAGCAGATGCTGCGCCAGGCATTGCTGACATGA
- the DNAJB13 gene encoding dnaJ homolog subfamily B member 13 isoform X5, translating into MYRRLALKHHPLKSNEPSSAEIFRQIAEAFDVLSDPVKRGIYDKFGEEGLKGGIPLEFGSQTPWTTGYVFHGKPEKVFHEFFGGNNPFSEFFDAEGREVDLNFGGLQGRGVKKQDPPIERDLYLSLEDLFFGCTKKIKISRRVLNEDGYSSTIKDKILTIDVKPGWRQGTRITFEKEGDQGPNIIPADIIFIVKEKLHPRFRRENDNLFFVNPIPLGKALTCCTVEVKTLDDRLLNIPINDIIHPKYFKKVPGEGMPLPEDPTKKGDLFIFFDIQFPTRLTPQKKQMLRQALLT; encoded by the exons AT GTACCGCAGACTCGCCCTTAAGCACCACCCGTTGAAGTCAAATGAGCCGTCTTCAGCAGAGATTTTCAGGCAAATAGCAGAGGCCTTCGACGTGCTGAGTGACC CCGTGAAGAGAGGCATCTACGACAAGTTTGGAGAGGAGGGCCTGAAGGGTGGGATTCCTTTGGAGTTTGGATCTCAGACCCCATGGACAACTGGTTACGTCTTCCACGGCAAACCCGAAAAGGTGTTCCACGAGTTCTTCGGTGGAAACAACCCCTTCAGTG AGTTTTTTGATGCAGAAGGAAGAGAGGTGGATTTGAACTTTGGGGGGCTCCAGGGCCGAGGGGTCAAGAAGCAGGACCCCCCAATCGAACGGGATCTCTACCTGTCCCTGGAGGACTTATTCTTTGGCTGCACCAAAAAAATTAAGATCTCCAGAAGG GTGCTGAATGAGGATGGGTACTCCTCCACCATCAAGGACAAGATCCTGACCATTGATGTGAAGCCTGGTTGGAGGCAGGGCACACGCATCACCTTTGAGAAGGAAGGGGACCAG GGCCCCAACATCATCCCAGCAGACATCATTTTCATCGTAAAGGAGAAGCTACACCCTCGCTTCCGCAGGGAGAATGACAACCTCTTCTTCGTGAACCCCATCCCTCTGGGCAAG GCTCTCACCTGCTGCACTGTGGAGGTGAAGACTCTAGATGACCGTCTGCTCAATATCCCCATCAATGACATCATCCA CCCCAAATACTTCAAGAAGGtgccaggtgaggggatgccATTGCCGGAGGACCCCACTAAGAAGGGGGATCTCTTCATCTTCTTCGACATCCAGTTCCCCACTCGCCTCACACCCCAGAAGAAGCAGATGCTGCGCCAGGCATTGCTGACATGA
- the DNAJB13 gene encoding dnaJ homolog subfamily B member 13 isoform X4, which translates to MASRQLEVVFGSGKWSGSGWRFSCERPKPALGMRRETTELWGWRRSECGHWKSRRRYRRLALKHHPLKSNEPSSAEIFRQIAEAFDVLSDPVKRGIYDKFGEEGLKGGIPLEFGSQTPWTTGYVFHGKPEKVFHEFFGGNNPFSEFFDAEGREVDLNFGGLQGRGVKKQDPPIERDLYLSLEDLFFGCTKKIKISRRVLNEDGYSSTIKDKILTIDVKPGWRQGTRITFEKEGDQKRPQQTCGDLMTGVSCLELLARQRHMVGCLTPSSVFYLPSEEASPSLQLSGLFWACSVQK; encoded by the exons ATGGCAAGTAGACAGTTGGAGGTAGTCTTTGGCTCAGGGAAGTGGTCTGGTTCAGGATGGAGATTTAGCTGTGAGAGACCGAAGCCTGCCCTTGGGATGAGAAGAGAAACCACGGAACTCTGGGGATGGCGGCGAAGCGAGTGTGGGCACTGGAAAAGCAGGCGGAG GTACCGCAGACTCGCCCTTAAGCACCACCCGTTGAAGTCAAATGAGCCGTCTTCAGCAGAGATTTTCAGGCAAATAGCAGAGGCCTTCGACGTGCTGAGTGACC CCGTGAAGAGAGGCATCTACGACAAGTTTGGAGAGGAGGGCCTGAAGGGTGGGATTCCTTTGGAGTTTGGATCTCAGACCCCATGGACAACTGGTTACGTCTTCCACGGCAAACCCGAAAAGGTGTTCCACGAGTTCTTCGGTGGAAACAACCCCTTCAGTG AGTTTTTTGATGCAGAAGGAAGAGAGGTGGATTTGAACTTTGGGGGGCTCCAGGGCCGAGGGGTCAAGAAGCAGGACCCCCCAATCGAACGGGATCTCTACCTGTCCCTGGAGGACTTATTCTTTGGCTGCACCAAAAAAATTAAGATCTCCAGAAGG GTGCTGAATGAGGATGGGTACTCCTCCACCATCAAGGACAAGATCCTGACCATTGATGTGAAGCCTGGTTGGAGGCAGGGCACACGCATCACCTTTGAGAAGGAAGGGGACCAG AAGAGACCTCAGCAGACTTGTGGTGACTTAATGACAGGGGTGTCATGCCTGGAGTTACTAGCAAGACAGAGACATATGGTCGGTTGCCTGACGCCCAGCTCAGTGTTCTACCTGCCATCTGAGGAAGCCTCTCCGAGCCTCCAGCTGAGTGGTCTATTTTGGGCATGCTCAGTACAGAAGTAA